Sequence from the Pseudophaeobacter arcticus DSM 23566 genome:
GCCAGAGGTGGGCCGGGTGATGTGGCTGACCGTGCCGCGCAACCGTTGTTTTATCTTCCCTGCCTAAGCCAAAGTAAGATCAGCTGAGCCAGGGCGAGACCTGGCCTCAGCTCTTGTCGCGGTGGGGGTCGTAATCTGCCAGGGTCTTGCCCGGCTCGTCCAGGAACAGCTCGGGCAGGGCGCGCACCTCTTCGATCAGATCAACGCGAAACACCCGGAAATCGCCGCGTGTCTCGCACCAGGCGGTCAGGGTCCAGACCCGCCCCCAATATTCCATGTGCAGCGGCCGGATGGTGCGTGCGGTCAGGGTGCCATCAAGGCGGCGATACTGCAGCGCCAGCTTTTGCCGGGATTTGATCGCTGCGCGCAGGGTGGGCATATGGGCAAAGCCACGGGCCACATCGGCAAAGGGGTAGACGGCAAATTTCCAGGCATCGGCCTCGGCAATGACCTCGGTGGGCAAGACCGCATCGACCTTGGCTGCCAGTGACTGCGCGGCAGCTTTCAGATCCGCATCCGCCGCCTCTGCCACAATCGCCATGCCAAGGTTCAGGGCTTCCAGCTCTTCCGGGGTGAGGGTCAGGGGCGGCAGGGTGATCTGTTCGCGCACCAGATAGCCCAGGCCGCGCTCGCCCTCGACCGGCACACCAGAGGCCACCAGCGTGTCCATATCACGGTAAATGGTGCGGGTGGAGACTTCGAGCCGCGCGGCAATATCCTGGGCGCGATGGAGTTTGCCATCGCGCAGGATCTGGATGATTTCAAAAAGACGGTCGGTGCGGCGCATGGGACTACCCTTGGCGCAGAGGTGGGGGCCACGTCAAGACAGGCGGCCCCCGCCAGCATCAGTTCACGATCAGTTGGGCGCCAGGGTCCAGAGGATGGTCTCATGGCGTATGGTGACGCTGTCGGGCGCAATGGCTGCCATCAGGGCCGGTGCAAAATCCTGTTTGCCAAAGCTATCCGCCACGTCCAACGCGGTCTGCATGTCTTTCCAGATCACCGTGTCGGTCCAGGACCCGTCGCTGCCACAGCTGAGACGGCGAAAGACAAAGCCGGGATTGGCGCGCACAAAGCCTTCGCTGGCCTTGCTCAGGGTGATGAACTGCTCAGGCGTGACGCCCTCATTCAGGGTAAAGGTGACGGTTTCTGCGACGTTTTGTGTCATATCAAACTCCTTTGGTTGATGAGGGGTCTCTAGCAGGGGGCAACTGACACAAACCTGTCAGTTGTGTTTACCTGCGGCTGAAAAAAACTGTTTTTGCCCCCTGCACAGGCGGCAAAGGCGTTGCGGGCTCTTTGCGCCGACACAGGAGCTGCGTAGACCAGTGGTCAGAGAAATAGTGAGCCGATGCACTGCGCATTGGCAAAGTTAAGGAGAGATTCACATGCTCAATAATATCGGCCTTCCCGGCCTTCTGCTCATCGCTGTTGTGGTTCTGGTACTGTTTGGTCGCGGTAAGATCAGCTCGCTTATGGGTGAAGTCGGCAAAGGCATCACCTCGTTCAAAAAGGGTGTAAGCGAAGGCACAGCAGAACTGGACGCAGACAGTGCTGCCGAGGCCAAAGACGTGACACCAACGGCTGAGACCAGCTCTGAAACAGACAAGGCGTAAGCGCTGATGTTTGATCTTGGGTTGACCGAACTCCTGGTTATTGGCGTTGTGGCGCTGATTGTCGTCGGGCCCAAGGACCTGCCGATGATGTTTCGCAATGTCGGCAGATTTGTGGGCAAGGCCAAAGGCATGGCGCGCGAGTTCAGCTCGGCGATGAATGACGCTGCTGAAGAGAGCGGCATGCGGGATGTGGCCAAGGGGCTGAAGGCGGCGACCAACCCGGTTGGCACGGCCATGGACGGGGTGAAAGAGGCGGCGCAGGAGATGGCAAAATCCATTGATCCGACCTCTTACAAACCGGATTCAGAAACCGCGAAACTGGCTGCGGAACGGGCCCATGACGCCAAGAAAATCCAGGCCGCAACCGCGCGCGCCGCAGCCGAACGCAAGGCGCGTGAAGCAAGTGAGGCCCTGGCCCATGCCGAAGCAGCGGAAGCTGCGGTGGAACAGGCGCCAGAGCAGCCAAGCAGTGCTGATCCTGCGGTCGCACCATCTGAGGGAAGTGAGGCTAAGACATGAGCCATAGCGACGAGGTTGAAGATTCAACCGCCCCGCTGATCGAACATCTGGCCGAGCTGCGCACCCGTTTGATCCGGTCGGTGATGGCCTTTGCGGTGGGGGTCATCCTGGCCTTTGTCGTGGCCGAGCCGATCCTGCAATTTCTGGTCCAGCCAATCGAGGAAACCCTGCGGGCGCTGGGTGATCCCTCGCCGACGTTGCAATATACCTCGCCGCAGGAATATCTGTTCACGCTGTTCCGCATCTCCATGGTCTTTGGCTTTGCGCTGTCCTTTCCGGTGATCGGCTATCAGCTGTGGCGGTTTGTGGCGCCCGGCCTTTACAAGACGGAAAAGGGCGCCTTTCTGCCCTTCCTGATTGCCTCGCCTTTCATGTTCCTGCTGGGCGCGACCTTTGCCCAGCTGGTGGTGACCCCCCTGGCGATGCAGTTCTTTCTGGGCTTTGCCGATGTCAGCTCGATCTTTGCCAACCTGATTTCACAGACGGCTGGGAATGTGGCTGGAAACCTGCCTGACGGTGTGACCGTTGATACTGCCATGGTGCCTGCCACCACGGAGGGGGTTAAGATCACCTTCTTTGGCAAGGTGAACGAGAGCCTGGATATCACCCTGAAATTCATCATGGCCTTTGGTCTGTGCTTTCAGTTGCCGGTTCTGCTGACCTTGATGGGCAAGGCTGGCCTGGTCAGTTCTGATGGTCTGGGGGCGATGCGCAAATATGCGGTTGTTGCCATTCTGGTGCTGGCCGCTTTGGTCACCCCGCCGGATGTGATCACCCAGTTGATCCTCTTTGTGGTGGTCTATGGTCTCTATGAGATCTCGATCTTTCTGGTGCGCCGGGTCGAGGCCAAGCGCGAAGAGCAGCTGCGGGCGGATGGCTATTATGATGACGAGGATGAAGATCCTTTGATGGCTGAATTCGACGAGAATGAAGACAAATAAGGCCGCAATGGTTTGACAAGAAAGGGGCGCGCCGGTTGATACTGGCGCGCCCCTTTGTTGTTCCGGCAGTGCGGACACGGGTTCCCTCGCGCCTTTTGGGCGATCACCACCGGAATGTTTCGGGACAGATGAACGCGCGCGGGTGCTGCAGGATGTGCCGCTGGGTTGTCTGCCACAGTGGGGCGGCTTTGCGGCAAAACAGATGACAGAGCCACTTGCCGCCGGTGGTGGAACATGCTTTCAGAACTGCAACTATTGACGGAGGCAGGACATGGACGAAAAAACACTGACACGCATTGCTGACGCCCTGGAGCGGATGTCTCCGGCGCCCCTGGCCGCTCCGGATTTTGGTGCGGCTTCGGCCTTTGTCTGGCATGTCTCTCCCGACCGGCTGGAACCGGTTGCCCGGGTCAACCGGGTTGATCTTGATCTGTTGGTTGGTATTGAACGCTCCCGCGATACCCTGTTGGAGAACACCCGCCGGTTTGCCCGTGGCGAAGCGGCCAACAACGCGTTGTTGTGGGGCGCGCGGGGCATGGGGAAGTCCAGCCTGGTAAAGGCCATCCACGGGGCCTTGTTGCCGGATCACGGCGATCTGAAGCTGGTGGAGCTGCAACGTGAAGACCTGCCTTCGGTGGCGCGGCTGCTGAACCACCTGCGTCAGGCGCCTTACCGGTTTATCCTGTTTTGTGATGACCTGTCGTTCAGCCATGATGACCAACACTACAAAAGCCTGAAGGCGGTGCTGGATGGTGGCATTGAAGGGCGGCCTGACAATGTGGTGTTCTTTGCCACTTCGAACCGGCGCCACCTGATGCCGCGCGACATGATCGAGAATGAGCGCTCCAGCGCGATCAACCCCTCTGAGGCGGTAGAAGAGAAGGTCTCTCTGTCAGATCGCTTTGGGCTGTGGCTGGGCTTTCATCCCTGTGATCAGGATGAATATCTTGCCATGATTTCAGGCTATTGCAGGGCCTATGGTGTGGCAGTCGACCCCGAGATCATGCGTGCCGAAGCCATTGAGTGGCAGGCGACACGCGGGGCGCGCTCTGGCCGGGTGGCCTGGCAGTTCTTCACCGATCTGGCGGGGCGTCACGGGGTTGCTTTGACAGCATAGAGGCCGGGTCAATACGGGAGAATCCGCAAACCCAAAGCTTTGGATCTGTCTCGGACTGGCTGGCAAAGCTGGTTTTCCGGGGATGCGACATATTGTAGGAGCCGCACCGACTAGCGGGTCTTGGTCGCGTTTTGCAGTCGGGCGGCTCGATATATTGGTTAGTTCAGATAGGGCAGTGGGTCGAGGCTGTCATAGCCGTTGCGGACTTCAAAATGTAGGGTTGCACCTTCGCCGTCTTGCAGATGGGCAATGGTCTGACCGCGTTTTACCTGATCGCCTTTGCTGACCAGAATTTTATCGACATTGGCATAGATGGTCAGCAATTGCGGGTCATGCCGGATGACAATGATCGGGATGTTCTTGGAATCCTTGGTGATTGCCGCAACGGTGCCGGATTCCGCTGCCTTTACTGGCGCGCCGGAGGCGGCGGAAATGTCGATCCCGTCGTTGCGCCCCTGGGCGTAGGTCTGCACGATTTTCCCCTGAACCGGGTAGGCCATCGCGCTTTGGCTGGCGCGGCTGGGGGCGGGCACCTCAACGGTGGGCAGGTTTTGGGAGGCCACATTGGCCGGCGCCAGATCTTCCTCGGGCAGCGGCTTGGTTGCACTTGGCGGCGTAGGCGTGGCGCTGCCTTCGCCGGGGGCGGTGGTGACTGGCACTGCCGGGGTGCGGGAGTGCTGCTGGTCTTTGAGCGGGATCAGCAGATGCTGGCCTTCGCGGATGGCAAAATCGCTGCCCAATCCGTTCCATTCCGCCAAAGATTTGACCGGGACCTGATAGAGCCGGGAGATTGTATAGGCGGTTTCCCCGCGCACGACCTTGTGGCGCACGGGCTCGGGGCCTGCCTGAACGGCGGCAGGGCGCTGCTGCGCTGTGGGTTGCAGGTTGGTGGTGGTGACAGAGCCGGGATTGGGCGAGGTTGTCGGGGAGGCATCAATGGCGCTGCCCGCCAGCGAGGCAATGTCGACACCGCCAGGCGAAGCCGTGCCATCTGCGGCAGGCGGGCTGTCCGGCGCGCGGCGCGGCAGCGCGAGGATCTCGCCCTTGCGCAGGGTGTCACCGGGTTGCATGCCGTTGAACCGCGCGATTTCACCCACGGGCAGACCAATGCGGGCGGCCACATCAGAGACCTTATCGCCGCGCTCGGCTACAGCAACCTGATAGGAGGGATAGGTGATCAATCCACGGGCATCCGCCGCCGGGCGGTGGGTGGTGGCGGTCTGGGCTGCGGCTGTGGTGTTGAAGCCGCCGATCTGCCCGCGCAGATCATAATCCAGCGGTCCATCACAGCCGGCAAGAAGGGCCAGCACAGGAAGCGCCGTTAGCGCCATCCGACGGCCTGCGAAGCAAAGCCTGGTGTTGCTAGAAGTGCTGCCTGTAATCATGCTGTCCTCATTTCTTGTCGTGCTTTTGAAGGCGCCGGGTCTGTGCCGGTCTTAAGGCCTCTTGTGCTGCTGCGCGGCTGCAGGTCAATGGTTTTCTGCAGTTCAGGGTGTGATCGGCGCCAGTTTGCCTGAATTTAGGCCTCTTTGCCTAATCCTTCCAGCAGGGGAACAAACCGGACCGGGCGCAGCTCATCATAATCGAGGCCGTCTTCGGATTTGCGCACCCTGATCAGGGTCTGCACCGTGTCGGACTGGCCGACGGGCACAACCATGATGCCGCCGGGTTTGAGCTGTGCCAACAAGGGGCCGGGGGGGTCTTCGGCAGCAGCGGTGACAATGATCCGATCAAATGGCGCCTGATCGGGCAGGCCAAAACTGCCATCCCCCACCAGCGAGGTCACATTTGGCAGCTGCAGAGCGTCAAAGATCATGCGGGCCTCGCGCACCAGGCGGGCGTGGCGGTCGATAGTATAGACCCGCCGGGCCAGCTTGGCCAGAATTGCCGCCTGATAGCCCGAACCGGTGCCGACCTCCAGCACCGTGTCGCGTGGCGAGACCTGCAGGGCCTGGGTCATCAGGCCAACCACCGAGGGCTGAGAGATGGTCTGGCCACAGGCGATCGGCAGCGGCGTGTCCTCATAGGCGCGCTCGGAAAAGATCCCCCGCACAAAGGGACCTCGGTCAATTTGCTCCATGGCCTCCAGCACCCGGCTGTCGGTCACCCCGCGCGAGCGCAGGGCAAACAGAAACTGCATCTTTGTCTCCGGGTCGGGGCTGGTCATTCGATTCCTGTAAACGCGTCTAACATGTCATGGGCGGTCAGATCGGCGCGCATCGGCGTCACCGAGACATAGCCGTTCAGGTTGACGCTGGCATCGCTATCGGGGGCGGTCTGAACGTGTTGATCGCCGCCGCGGATCCACAGGTAGCGTCTGCCGGTGGGGGAGAGCTGCTCTTCGGCAGAAAAGTGGCTGCCACGGCGGAAGCCCTGACGCACCACCCTGGTGCCCTTGACCGCGTCGGCGGGGACGGGGGGGAAGTTGATATTGTAAAACAGCCGGTAGTCCTGCTGGTTCTTTGGCTCTGCCGCCAGGATGTTGCGCACCACGGCTGCGCCATGTTGGGCTGCGGCTGCAAAGGGATCGTCGAGATCCTTGTTGTGGGGGCCAAAATACTGCGACAACCCCATAGCGGGGATGCCCTGCAACGCCGCCTCCATCGCGCCACCCAGGGTGCCCGAGTAGAGCGCGTTTTCTGCGGAGTTGTTGCCTCTGTTCACGCCGGACAGGACGAGATCAGGGCGGTGGTCTTTCATTGCCACATGAATGCCGGCCAGAACGCAATCCGCAGGGGATCCCTCTGCTGCGTAGCGTCGCGGATCCAGCTGGCTGAGCATGGAAGGGCGGGTATAGCTGATGCAATGGCCAACGCCGGACTGCTCAAATGCCGGTGCGACGGTCCAGACCTCGCCATCGGGCCCGGCGAGATCCTGGGCGATCTGCTCGAGCACCACAAGTCCGGGCGCGCTGATGCCGTCGTCGTTGGTAATGAGAATGCGCATGAAGTCCCCCGAGGTTGTTTAGATCTGAATAGGCATTGGTACAATTGGGGGCAAGTGTTTCGACCCGTCAGGAGACCGGAAGCTGCAGCGGATCTGGTAGCTGTGCCACAGGTTTGGCGGGGGACCGGTCAAATGGCCCCCTCTCGAGGCGGGGCAATAGGCCACCAGTTATCCTTTGGTGCGGTTTGGCAGGCCAGTTTGGTGGGCCAGTTCAGTGGGCCCGTTTAGTGGGCCGGTTTGGCGGGCCAGATCAGCCGACCAGTTCAGTCGACCAGTTTGGCGGGCCAGATGGCAAAGGCCAGGGAAAGAGCAAAAAAAGGGGGGGGCTCCCGCGCAGATCGGGGCTTTTGCAAAGCCCCTCTCCCCTTGGGCCCGGCAGGCTGCGCCTGCGGTCGTGAACCATCGCTGGCCGAAGATGTTGCCGCGCGGCTGCCTGTGAACCAGAGGCGATATGGGGGCCAGCCGCATGGCCCGCGCCCCCAATGCCCAAAGCGGGGAGGCCGCGCTGGGGCGTTTGCTGTACTGGGCTAGCCCAGGATGTCCGGCAGCAGGCGTGCGGCCTCGGCATGGATATCGGCCAGCCGCGCGCGGTCTTCGCCGGGGAAGAAGCGGGCGCGCAGGGCGGTGGGCATCGCCTGGGGGGCCAGGATTTTGACCACTGGCCCGGTATTGACCGTTTCGGCCTGCCAGCTGCGCGCCAGCGCCATCTGCGCGGCCTTGCTGGCGCCGTAGGTGCCAAAGAACTTTTCGCCGGCACGCGGGTCATCAAAAAACACCGCCTGACCGCTGTGCCCCAATAGTGGCGCCACATAGGGGATCAGGATGGAGGGGGCCGTGGCATTGACCGCGATGGATTTGCTCCAGTCCTTTTCCCCCACAGAGGGGGTCGGAGAGAGCGGAGCGGCATGGATCGCTGTGTGCAGCCAAAGATCCAGCTGTCCCCAGCGATCATGGATCCCACGACACAGGGTCGCCATGGCTGCGGGCTGGGTAATGTCCATCGGCGCCAATGTGGCGGAACCGCCAAGCGCCTTGATGCGATCATCAAGTTCCTCAAGCGCACCAGTGGTGCGCGCAACAGCGACGATATGATGCGTCGGCGCCAGGGCTTCGGCCAGGGCAGCCCCCAGGCCGCGTGACGCGCCGGTAATAAGAGCGATTTTCTGTGTCATGGGCCGTCTTTTGATCCGCTTGAGGCAGAGGGTCAAGTCTCCATCTTGGCGCAGTCGATATATGTGACCGGGGCAGAGAGACGGTTGGCGCGACAGAGTGCCAATAGCGGCCAAGTACAAGGGCAGGCATATCTGGCGGAGCCCCGGCTGTTTCTACACAGGCCAAGCCTTATAGGCCGACAGCACAGTGCCGCCGACAGCTGGCTTAGCTGCCGGGCATTTCGATGCGGCTACTGCGGCCAGATTTTTCCAGGACTATGCCGTCCGGATCAATACCCAGCACGCGGCTCTGGCCCAGTCGGCTGCCGGTCTTGATGGTTTTTACCCGACCGCTGGGCAGGCGCACCATGGCCTGCAGGTCGTTTTCGACCCCAAAGAGACCAAGCAGGCTGAGGCCTCTGGATGGCATTATATTGGCCTGGGTGGCTTCTTTGGCAACGCGGGAGGGCGTTTCGGGGGTGCTTTGTGTCATTTCTTACTTTTTTCAGGTCGCAGCGGCGGGGACCGCGACGATAAGAGGAGAGAGACCGCCAAGCCATGGGGCTGGGCGCTGGTGAGGGGTGGAGGACCACAGCGTGAAAAGGATCTGAGCGCAGATATGGGCAACAGCCGCCGGTGGCGAGGGGCAAATGCGGGCGGGACGGTCCTGCACAACGGATCATCGGCAAAGCCATGCTGTGCGGGCCAAAAACGGGCGGGCTTTTGCCGAGAGGCCTGCGGTGGCGGTACTTGGCGCGATCTCTGGCCCTAGCCCCCTTGAAAGATCTTTGCGAGCTCCAGGTCGGGGCAGGTCTGATTTAGGTCAGGAAAAATCTGGGCCGCGAATCCGGTGCCAGGAATCCAGTGCCAGGCATCCAGTACCACGAATCCAGTACCACGAATTCGGTGCCAGGCATCCAGGGCCACAAACCTGTCTGCGAGCCGTGCCTGGCAGCAAACGAGCAGCCAGCCTGTCAGATCATAAGGTGCCTACAGGCGCTGGCGTCAGGAATCATAGACCAGCGAGGCCAGGTCATGCCCGTAGGTGTGGAGCAGCTCAAACAGCTCTTCGAGCTGCGCGCCTGCGTGCTGCAGGGTGGCCAGCGGGTGATTGGGCTCTGACACCTGCAGTTCAGGGTATTGCCCTTCGGGGCGCATGTGCAGCATGCAGGCAACGGGCGTGTTGTTGTCGGGCGGGATGGCATTGGCCAGCCAGGCCGGGCGGCTGCCAAGGCTTTCGGTCTCCTGCATGTCCAGCAGGTCGAGGTAGGCGTCAAAATCCTCAACCCCGAGATTGGCCCAGGTGCCGAGAATGAACTCCTGCCCATCGCTGTCGGCAAGAGGAACCGCCAGAACCGCCCGGACAAACCGCAGATCGCCAAAGCGGCAGAAATCATCGGTCAGCACATCACCGGTCTGGGCCAGAACCGCGGAATTATCCTGCACCACCAGGTCTTCGGGACACAGGTCAGGGCGGTCGCAGCTGAGGCTGAGCAATTGCGCAAAGGTCGCGCCGCAACAGCGGCACTGGCGCGAAGAAGTCAGCATTCTGGCAAGATGTGCGTCCAAGTGGCGGGTCTTTCGTAGGGCTCGAGCAGAGCGGGGTAGCAAAACAAAGGAAAGGCGCCGATCTTTGCGATCAGCGCCTCTCCCTATGACGTTGGGGCTTTCTTATCCTGCTTATTCGGCAAGTTCAAACCCCTCTGTGGGGGCGGCGGGGCGCGGCGTCACAAGAGAGGCACAGCCCAGACCCTGAGATGGCGGATCCGCCGGTTCAGGTCGCCAGTTTCATGCTGTTCCAGGATTCTCCGGGGGCAGGCATGTCTTGGATCTTTTTGCTCACCCTGCCGCTGCTTTCGAGCGATTCAAGGTAGTCTTGGGAGACACTGCCGGTGACATATTTGCCGTCAAAACAGGAACAATCAAACGCTTCGATATCCTTGTTGCCCTCTTTGGCGGCCCAAACCAGATCTTCAAGTCGCTGATAAATAAGCGCATCGGCGCCCAGTTCCTCGCGAATTTCTTCGGTGGTGCGCCCGTCTGCGATCAGCTCATGCTTGGTGGGCATGTCGATGCCATAGACATTGGGGTATTTCACCGGGGGTGAAGCTGAGGCGATATAGACCTTCTTGGCCCCGGCGTCGCGGCACATCTGGACGATCTTTTGGATGGTATTGCCGCGCACGATGGAATCATCAATGAGCATGATATTCAGCCCCTTCATCTCCAGCGGGATGGCGTTCAGCTTGCGACGGACAGATTTCTGCCGCTCCGCCTGACCGGGCATGATGAAGGTCCGACCGATGTAGCGATTCTTTACCAGGCCCTCGCGGTAGCGAATGCCCATGGAGTTGGCCACTTCCAGCGCCACGGGGCGGGCAGAATCTGGCACCGGGATAATGCAGTCGATGTCCAGGTCGGCCTCGATGATCTGGTTTGCCAGCGTCTGCCCCATGCGAAGCTGGGTTTTGTAGACGGAAATGCCATCCAGCATCGAGTCGGGACGCGCCAGGTAGACATATTCAAAGATACAGGGCGTCAGGGTGCCTTCGACCGCCTGAAAACTGTGCATCTTGCCGTCCAGGTCGATGAGAATCGCCTCGCCGGGTTTCACATCGCGCAGCTTTTCAAATCCGTTGATGCCAAAGGCCACGTCTTCCGAGGCAAAGGAAAAGTCGTCTCCGTCACCTTCGGCATCGCGCCGGGCAATGGA
This genomic interval carries:
- a CDS encoding helix-turn-helix transcriptional regulator, translated to MRRTDRLFEIIQILRDGKLHRAQDIAARLEVSTRTIYRDMDTLVASGVPVEGERGLGYLVREQITLPPLTLTPEELEALNLGMAIVAEAADADLKAAAQSLAAKVDAVLPTEVIAEADAWKFAVYPFADVARGFAHMPTLRAAIKSRQKLALQYRRLDGTLTARTIRPLHMEYWGRVWTLTAWCETRGDFRVFRVDLIEEVRALPELFLDEPGKTLADYDPHRDKS
- a CDS encoding twin-arginine translocase TatA/TatE family subunit; amino-acid sequence: MLNNIGLPGLLLIAVVVLVLFGRGKISSLMGEVGKGITSFKKGVSEGTAELDADSAAEAKDVTPTAETSSETDKA
- the tatB gene encoding Sec-independent protein translocase protein TatB, giving the protein MFDLGLTELLVIGVVALIVVGPKDLPMMFRNVGRFVGKAKGMAREFSSAMNDAAEESGMRDVAKGLKAATNPVGTAMDGVKEAAQEMAKSIDPTSYKPDSETAKLAAERAHDAKKIQAATARAAAERKAREASEALAHAEAAEAAVEQAPEQPSSADPAVAPSEGSEAKT
- the tatC gene encoding twin-arginine translocase subunit TatC, translated to MSHSDEVEDSTAPLIEHLAELRTRLIRSVMAFAVGVILAFVVAEPILQFLVQPIEETLRALGDPSPTLQYTSPQEYLFTLFRISMVFGFALSFPVIGYQLWRFVAPGLYKTEKGAFLPFLIASPFMFLLGATFAQLVVTPLAMQFFLGFADVSSIFANLISQTAGNVAGNLPDGVTVDTAMVPATTEGVKITFFGKVNESLDITLKFIMAFGLCFQLPVLLTLMGKAGLVSSDGLGAMRKYAVVAILVLAALVTPPDVITQLILFVVVYGLYEISIFLVRRVEAKREEQLRADGYYDDEDEDPLMAEFDENEDK
- a CDS encoding ATP-binding protein, coding for MDEKTLTRIADALERMSPAPLAAPDFGAASAFVWHVSPDRLEPVARVNRVDLDLLVGIERSRDTLLENTRRFARGEAANNALLWGARGMGKSSLVKAIHGALLPDHGDLKLVELQREDLPSVARLLNHLRQAPYRFILFCDDLSFSHDDQHYKSLKAVLDGGIEGRPDNVVFFATSNRRHLMPRDMIENERSSAINPSEAVEEKVSLSDRFGLWLGFHPCDQDEYLAMISGYCRAYGVAVDPEIMRAEAIEWQATRGARSGRVAWQFFTDLAGRHGVALTA
- a CDS encoding peptidoglycan DD-metalloendopeptidase family protein gives rise to the protein MITGSTSSNTRLCFAGRRMALTALPVLALLAGCDGPLDYDLRGQIGGFNTTAAAQTATTHRPAADARGLITYPSYQVAVAERGDKVSDVAARIGLPVGEIARFNGMQPGDTLRKGEILALPRRAPDSPPAADGTASPGGVDIASLAGSAIDASPTTSPNPGSVTTTNLQPTAQQRPAAVQAGPEPVRHKVVRGETAYTISRLYQVPVKSLAEWNGLGSDFAIREGQHLLIPLKDQQHSRTPAVPVTTAPGEGSATPTPPSATKPLPEEDLAPANVASQNLPTVEVPAPSRASQSAMAYPVQGKIVQTYAQGRNDGIDISAASGAPVKAAESGTVAAITKDSKNIPIIVIRHDPQLLTIYANVDKILVSKGDQVKRGQTIAHLQDGEGATLHFEVRNGYDSLDPLPYLN
- a CDS encoding protein-L-isoaspartate(D-aspartate) O-methyltransferase: MTSPDPETKMQFLFALRSRGVTDSRVLEAMEQIDRGPFVRGIFSERAYEDTPLPIACGQTISQPSVVGLMTQALQVSPRDTVLEVGTGSGYQAAILAKLARRVYTIDRHARLVREARMIFDALQLPNVTSLVGDGSFGLPDQAPFDRIIVTAAAEDPPGPLLAQLKPGGIMVVPVGQSDTVQTLIRVRKSEDGLDYDELRPVRFVPLLEGLGKEA
- the surE gene encoding 5'/3'-nucleotidase SurE, encoding MRILITNDDGISAPGLVVLEQIAQDLAGPDGEVWTVAPAFEQSGVGHCISYTRPSMLSQLDPRRYAAEGSPADCVLAGIHVAMKDHRPDLVLSGVNRGNNSAENALYSGTLGGAMEAALQGIPAMGLSQYFGPHNKDLDDPFAAAAQHGAAVVRNILAAEPKNQQDYRLFYNINFPPVPADAVKGTRVVRQGFRRGSHFSAEEQLSPTGRRYLWIRGGDQHVQTAPDSDASVNLNGYVSVTPMRADLTAHDMLDAFTGIE
- a CDS encoding SDR family NAD(P)-dependent oxidoreductase is translated as MTQKIALITGASRGLGAALAEALAPTHHIVAVARTTGALEELDDRIKALGGSATLAPMDITQPAAMATLCRGIHDRWGQLDLWLHTAIHAAPLSPTPSVGEKDWSKSIAVNATAPSILIPYVAPLLGHSGQAVFFDDPRAGEKFFGTYGASKAAQMALARSWQAETVNTGPVVKILAPQAMPTALRARFFPGEDRARLADIHAEAARLLPDILG
- a CDS encoding DUF2199 domain-containing protein; this translates as MLTSSRQCRCCGATFAQLLSLSCDRPDLCPEDLVVQDNSAVLAQTGDVLTDDFCRFGDLRFVRAVLAVPLADSDGQEFILGTWANLGVEDFDAYLDLLDMQETESLGSRPAWLANAIPPDNNTPVACMLHMRPEGQYPELQVSEPNHPLATLQHAGAQLEELFELLHTYGHDLASLVYDS
- the purF gene encoding amidophosphoribosyltransferase, whose protein sequence is MCGILGIASRQNEVFAELYDGLLMLQHRGQDASGIVTYTGEFFRERKANGLVKDVFSASDAETLRGKVGIGHVRYPTAGSLSAAEAQPFFVNAPYGIYLVHNGNITNTAEQRDKVTAKYSRHLRTTSDSEILLNVLADKISDSIKVNGTVDPIRNLFAGVKMTMERIQGAYSVICMVAGVGMLAFRDPHGIRPLSIARRDAEGDGDDFSFASEDVAFGINGFEKLRDVKPGEAILIDLDGKMHSFQAVEGTLTPCIFEYVYLARPDSMLDGISVYKTQLRMGQTLANQIIEADLDIDCIIPVPDSARPVALEVANSMGIRYREGLVKNRYIGRTFIMPGQAERQKSVRRKLNAIPLEMKGLNIMLIDDSIVRGNTIQKIVQMCRDAGAKKVYIASASPPVKYPNVYGIDMPTKHELIADGRTTEEIREELGADALIYQRLEDLVWAAKEGNKDIEAFDCSCFDGKYVTGSVSQDYLESLESSGRVSKKIQDMPAPGESWNSMKLAT